The DNA segment TCTCCACCCATCACACCTGCTAGTGCAATCGGTTTGTCATTGGCAGTAATTAACAAATTTTGGGTTGACAAATTGCGCGTTTGTCCATCCAAAGTTTTCAAAGATTCCCCAGAACTGGCGAAGCGAACATCAATAGTTAAATCTTCACCACCAGCAACAGATTGTAAACGGCCTTTATCAAAAGCGTGTAGTGGTTGTCCCCATTCCCACAAAACATAGTTTGTAATATCCACCACATTATTTATCGGTCGCACCCCAGCCGCCCGTAAACGCTGTTGCAACCAATCAGGAGAAGGGGCGATTTTCACCTGTTCAATGACTGTGCCAATATAAGCAGGACAAGCGTGCGGGTCAGCAATTTTTAATCCTAAATTACCCGCACCTTTTAACACTGATGTTGCACCAGGTTTAGGAATACTTAATCTTCCACCCGTCAAAGCTGCGACTTCCCGCGCTATCCCGACCATACAGAGAGCATCTGCACGGTTAGCAGTTGCAGTCACGTCTAAAATTACGTCATCTAAACCTAATAACGGACGCACATCACTACCTAAAGGCAGATTTTCCTGGGGAAAAATATGAATTCCGTCTACATCAGTAGGTAAACCAAGTTCCTTCAAAGAACAGATCATCCCTTGAGATGGGACACCGCGGAGCTTTGCGGGTTTTATTTTTAAATCGATATTTGGTAAATAAGTGCCTGTAGTTGCCACTGGTACATAAATATCAGCCTTGACATTAGGCGCACCGCAGACAATATTTAAAGTCTCAGATGCACCGATATCCACTTGACAAACACTTAATTTATCAGCATTGGGGTGGGGTTGACGCTCAAGCACTTTACCCACAACAACACCATTAGCCCAAGTGTTGCGGTCTTCAATGTCTTCTACTTCAAACCCAGCCATTGTCAGGGTTTCCGCCAATTCTTCCGGACTAAGTTTAATTTCTACCAGTTCCCGCAGCCAATTTAGAGAAATACGCATGGAGTGTGCTTGCTTGTTGAAATATTGCCGAGTGCTGTAGAGAGCGAATTAAGCTCGTCTTGACAAAAGCGGGAGAAGACTAATATCTAGTCTGTCACCCCTAGCCTCTTTTGCATCTTGAATCATCCTACCGAAAATTTGGTGTGAGAGCCTCGCCCGTTATTAACCCTTCTAGGGCTACTTTATTGTATAAATCACTTTATTATTGACTATAGGTGTCTCAGAATACTAGCCCTGGCAATTTGAAATCGCGTCAGCACCTGTAGATTTGAGTAGGTTTTATGTAACTCTGTGTTTATCTGTGGTTGATTATTTCTTGGTGTATCTGATCAACCTGAAATAATTGTATAAACAAATACCTTCACACAATTATTGACCCTATTTTAATTACCATGACGGAAATTACAGCTAACTATGATGAAACCTGGAAAGAAGTAATAGGAGATTACTTTGATTCATTTCTCACCTTCTTTTACCCAGAAATCTATCAACAAATAGATTGGACTAAAAACCCCATTTCTCTAGATAAAGAATTAGAACAGATTACCGCATCTGCGGACAGCAAAACACGCCACGCTGATAAATTATTTCAAGTGTGGTTATTAGATAATCAAGAAGTTTGGATATTAATCCATGTAGAAGTACAAAGTCAATATGATAAAGAATTTTCCCAAAGAATGTTTATCTACAACTATCGAGCTTTTGATTTATATCAAAAACCAGTTATTAGTTTAGCCATACTAGGAGATGAAACTAACAGTTGGCGACCTAGTTCTTACCAGTATGGCTTAGGAAGTAGTCAATTAATCTTTAACTTTTCTAGTGTCAAGCTTCTAGATTATCAGTGTGAGGATTTAGAGCAAAGTAATAATATTTTTGCTATAGTGGTAATGGCACATTTAAAGACTAAAGCCACTAACAGCAATTTGTCAGCTAGGGAACAGTGGAAATGGAACTTAGCGAGATTACTTTATGAAAGAGGTTATAACCGTAAAGAAATTGTTGACTTGTATAAAGTCATTGATTTAATGATGGCTTTATCTCAAGACCTGCAATTAAGTTTTGAGGAAAAATTAGCTAATTATCAAGAGGAACGAAAAATGCCACTTTTAACTAACATCGAACAACGGACTATAAAACAAACTCTGAAACAAAATATTTCTGATTTACTAGTTAGTCGCTTTGGGAATTTACCCGAAAATCTAACCGAAGATATTGGAACAATTCAGGATATAAATATTTTAAAACAACTTCTACTATCAACAATTGGCGTTAATTCTTTAGAAGAATTTGCACAGCTTGTTAACTCTAATTTACGAAAAGCAGATTAGTAGATGTAGGTTGGGTTAAGCGACAGCGCAACCCAACAATTGATAATATATTTTACGAAAGAGGTTATAATCGTAAAGAAATTGTTGATTTGGATAAAGTCATTGATTATCAAATTGATGATACATTCTTTTTAGAACAACTTCTTATATCAACAATTAGCGTTAATTCTCTAGAAGAATTTGCACAGCTTGTTAACTCTAATTTACCAGAAGCAGATTAATAGATGTAGGTTGGGTTAAGCGACAGCGCAACCCAACAATAAACAATTATGGAGAAAGTAGCATGAAAAAATATAACCAATTAGCAGACTTAGAATCTCTTTTATTGGATATTGCAGATTCTAGTATTAGAGCTTATGCGAAAGAAGCAATTGATTGTTATTTTGCAGGAGCCTATAGAGCATCAATTGTATCTATTTGGATAGCTGTAGTATTTGATCTTTATCAAAAGATTCGTTATTTATCAGAACAATATTTATATGAGATACTTCTTAAGGTAAAAGAGCTTTGGGATAATGCTTCAGATTCATTAAAACAAAGGTTTAAAACTTATATAAAGGATGAATTATTTCATAGTCCTGGTCAATTTTTAGCTGTATCTATTTTCTTTGATTTTAACGAAACTGAAGATATTATTTCCGATTATACTAAATTAGAGTTGAGAGATCAAAAACTTTTTTTTCAACAAGCTGTTAAACTTGGGGTTTTAAACCTTGCAAGTGATTCAACTCAAAAAATAATTGAAATAAATATTGATACGTTTACAAAATCTTCATCTTTTGCATCAGCAAGGTTAAATAGTGATAATTTAATTGAACCTGCGAGAAATTTATTTTCAGAACAATTAATTTTTTATTTATTAAATAAATCAGTTGAAAATCAAAGACATGAAAGAAACTATAATCAACTTGATAATTGCGAAAATATTTTTATAGAAATATTCAATTCTACAATTGATAAATATCCAAACACATTAGAAAAATGGCAATGGTTTATTGAAACAGAAGAAAAATTATATTGGCATGATTTAAGAGAAAAAATTGCACTAAAAGCCAATCAAACATGAATATATTTACCAAATCCACCATTAAAAAAGCCACAATAAAATTCTCCTGATGAAACCGCTACTTTCAAAGGTGTATTAAACCAACTTCAAACCTATAAAACCACACAATGAAGAATGAACTGATTTGACTAGCAAAAGATATGCGGGAGGTACAAAAACGGGTTTAAGACTTGGGATTAACTGAAGATGAAACGGCTTTTTATGATGTCTTAGAGGTGACAATTAAACGATTACTCAAAAAGTGTGGTTAACCACCAGACAATTAGGAAAAAGTAACCTCAACAGTGTTAGAACAAGCAGAGATACTGTGTAAAGACTGGGTAACGTAAACTACCACAACATAAGCCCTGGGCGAAGGTGGTTATTTATCGGAAAATTATATTTAAAATGCGAACAATTGCCGAAATCAACGAGAAAATCAGCCGCAAACGTGCGGTGGTATTAACAATTGAAGAATTAAAAGCACGAGTAGCCGAAGTCGGTGTGAGCAAAGTTGCTAAAGAAGTTGATGTAATTACCACTGGGACATTTGAGCCAATGGAATCCAGTGGTGCCATGATTAATCTGGGACATACTGACCCCCCCATCAAAATTCGGCGCTGTTGGATAGATGGCGTACCAGCATACTCAGGTTTTGGAGCAGTAGATTTATACTTGGGTGCGAGTTGTCCTGTAGATGTCATGGATGGCGAAGAAGTCCGCGAACAGGGTGGTGGTCATGTAATTGAGAACTTAATCGCCGGCAAACCTGTACACGTAAAAGCTCAAGGACAAGTTACAGATTGTTACCCACGGGCGACGTTTGAAACGACTATTACCCGTGACACCATCAATCAGTTTTATTTATTCAATCCGCGCAATCTTTATCAAAATTTTATCGTAGGTGTGAACGGAGGCGATCGCTCGCTGTTTACTTACCTTGGACCCTTACAACCTAGTTTAGGAAACGCTGTTTACTCTAACCCTGGGGCAATTTCCCCCTTACTTAACGACCCCGATTTACAACTAGTTGGTATTGGCACAAGAATTTTTTTAGGTGGTGGTATTGGCTATGTCGCCTGGGAAGGTACTCAACACTTCCCCTTACAAAAGCGTTTGCCCAATCGTACACCCATTGGACCCTCTGCGACTTTAGCCTTAATCGGAGATGCCAAACAAATGGATGCGCGTTGGGTGCGTGGTTGTTACTTTAAAAGCTATGGTCCCTCGTTAATGTTGGGTGTAGGTGTTCCACTACCGGTATTAAACGAAGAAGTAGTTAAATGCTGTAGTGTCCAAGACAAAGATTTAGTAGCGCCAATCGTGGATTTTTCGATTCCTCGGCGCGTTCGTCCTACCTTTGGATTGGTGAGTTACGCCCAACTCAAGTCTGGGCGAATCACCATTGAGGGCAAAACTGTGAGGGTTGCTCCCCTAGCCAGTATGTTTTTTTCTCGGCAAATCGCAGCAGAATTAAAACAATGGATTTCAGCAGGTACTTTTACCCTCACAGAACCTGTGGCTCCAATTCCCATGGACAGGTCATTTTTACCCCAAGACCGTTGGACGGATTTTTAGGGACGGGGACTGGGGAAATTAATTTTGGATTTTCGATTTGCGATTTTAGATTGAAATCTCATCTAATATCCAAAATCTAAAATCTAAAATCTAAAATCTAAAATTCCCACTCCCTACTCCTGAGTTGGTTTTGGCCGTTTAATGGGCTTAGGCGCTGGAGCTTTTGGTATGGGTTTGGATACCGCCGATGGTTCGCCGGCTGTTTTCTTGATTGGCTTCGGGGTTTCGCCACTGCGTCTAGGGGGAAATGGTTTTCTCCCAGCGCCACCACCAGCACCACCAGCACGAAAGCCACCTTTGAACGGTGGTTTGCGTTTTTTGGGCAGATCAGCGATCGCTTCTGCTTTTTCTACTACTAATACGTCAGCTTCCCGCTTGGCTTTAAAGTCCCAGAACTTGCTCACGGCTTTGGTGGTGAGTACACCCCGCAGTTTCAACTTAAAATATTTGGGTTTATCAGTTGATTTGCGCGGCGCTTGCTTAATTTTGACCACTAAGCTCTTAGCATCAAAAGACTGGTAAACTACCTCGCCACGAACGGAAAAACTACCGTCAGAAAGTTCTGAGGAAGATACCAGTTCACTTGCAGATTTTTCTTTATCTTCGGTTACATCATCATCGGTTTTCTGCAACTCTTGTGATTCCGAATCTGGCTCATCCTCCTCTGTTGGCTGTGGAGCCAGATTTTCTGGCTCCCAAACCCCAACAATTTGAAGGTGTAAGGTGTCGTTTTCTTGTCGTGTGCGTGGATAAACTACCCACAAATGATCTTTTTCTAAATCTAGGTGATTTTTGACTAAGCTCATAATCCGGCCAAGTAGGACGGCGTTGAGTTCTACTCCATCTTTGGTGAGCAGTGTACCTTGAGTAAATTGTTCAGTGCTAGCAAGGTAGCGACCTCGGACTAACCCGATGGCTCGGTACTGCATTGGTTCACTGGGAGGCGGAATCGGTCGAAGGCGATGACCTAGTTTTCCATTTGAGGTAGTTTCCCTAGGCTGAACGGCGGAATTTTCCAGGTGAGAATCCTGGACTGCGACTGTATGAACATTAGCGGTAGCCTCTTTATGGGTTTGAGGCTGATGATTGGTAGAAGAGTTGGAAGATTCAGGCAAAGGCATCAGGTCGGAATTCATAAAAACTCCTTGCGGCGGAGACACATCCCATTATGGGATTTTACGAAGGCAATGAAAAAAAAGCGTTTGTGCGGTTGATGAAACTATATTGGCTTTCCATAAACCTACACCAGAGCGCCTAATACAATGGTAAAGAGGCTACATTTACATTAGTACGCTAATGTAACTGAAAGCCTTTACACTAGTTTCGGAAGCATATCATAAGTACAATTCTGACGGCTCCTCCTAAAGTCATCACTTACTTTGGCAATGTGAATAGTTAATTGTTATAAAATTCACAGGCAATTGGCGGTATTCCGCAAGGTTTTGGAAATTTTTCGCTTTCCGATTTATGTAAATGATCATGTCGTTTGAATTCTGGAGTAAGACAAAACTGTGTCTCAACCTCGCAATCGTTGGATAGTTAGGATCATCTTAGCGCTGGCAGTTACTGCATTTGTAGGCGTTTCGGTAATTCCTATTATTAGCGCAATTAATAATCCGTCACCCTCAAACCAAAATGCCGCTAGCACCAGCAGCACTGTACCTTCCTCTGATCAATTATCAAAGTTGCAAGACGAAGTACGAGGTTATGAATTGGTTTTGCAACGGGAACCAGAAAATCAAACTGCGCTGAATGGCTTATTACAGGCGAGGCTACAACTGCTGAGTTTAAAACAAGGTGATATTCAAGGAGTAATTGAGCCTCTAGAAAAACTAGCTCAACTCAATCCAGAACAGTCGGAATATGGAGTGTTGTTAGCTCAAGCCAAGCAGCAATTGGGCGATCAGGAAGGAGCAGCTCAAGCTTATCGCTCAATCTTAAACACTAAACCCGGTGATTTAAAGGCTTTGCAGGGGATGGTAGCTTTGTTCTTAAATCAGCAACGTCCTGAAGCGGCTGTTGATTTGCTGGAAAATGCCCTGTCTAAGGCAGAGGAGGGGAATAAAATTCAGCCTGGAAGTGTGGATACGGTGGCTGTACAGGTGCTATTAGGTACTGTTCATGCTTCCCAGAAACGCTATCCTCAAGCTACCTCTGTCTATAATCAAGCAATTCAGAAAGATCCTCAAGATTTTCGTCCCGTGTTAGCAAAAGCAATGCTTTTTAGAGAACAGGGCAAAGTTGAAGAAGCTAAACCTTTATTTGATAGCGCCTCGGCTTTAGCACCTGCTCAATACAAAGACGAAATTAACAGGGCTGCGGCTACTCCTACGCCAGCGCCAGCGCCTGCTGAATCGTCGGCAACTCCTTCTGAAGAGTCTTCTCAGGAGTAACCATATGGGGGAAAAAAGGCAGGGTGTGCCTCAAACTCCTTCTACAGCAGCAACGATACCAAAGATCAGAAATAGACATCCGCCGGCAAAGGTGAGTTGACGTTCGGAAATGCGTCCGGCAATCAGTTTACCTCCAATGACGGCGATCGCGGCACAAATGGCGTGTCCTAAAACTGCACCCGTAGCTACTCCAAAGGCGTTATATCTTGCAGCTAGGGCAATGGTGGCAATTTGTGTGCGATCGCCCCACTCTGCTACAAATGTGAGTGTAAAGGCTTCTATTAAAATGGCTAATGGAGTTTTTATATTTGTTTGTAACTCTGCTTTTTCAACTGCCTCTTTAGCCTCATTTACTTCGGTATCAGAGTTCAAACTAGACATTTTACTAGCTTCATACACCAGCTTGATCCCAAAGGCCACAAATAAAATTATTTCGGCGTACTTCAGATAAGTTTGTGGCAAAAACGATACTACTTGCCCGAATAATACTGATAGAATTGTCATCGCAGCTAAGGCAGATGCTACACCGATGAATACTAGCTTTCGCGAGTGTTTAGTCGCTAAAATTACAGCGATAAAAAATGTTTTATCCCCTAGCTCTGAAATTGTAATTAGTAATAAAGCTGCGGTAAATGCTGTTAACACTCTCTCAAACTCCTGAAGGATTTTTTACCTGTGTGGAGCTTCAATGAGAGTGTTAAGACTTCACTGAGAGCTGCACACAATTTTCTTGTGTAAACTCAGTGAAGGTCTCGCTTCCAAATCTTTGTTATTTGTCGTCTGAACCAGGCTCATCGCCAGTATGTTGATTCAGATGTACTGGCTTGTAAATTATAATTTACGGCCAGCAGCTACTCCCCTTCGATTTGATATTAAGTATACACCTGTCTTTAGTAGGAGTCAAGCAAAATACACTGTTGCTTAACATATATTGGGCGAAGTTTTAGAATACCTCGCCCACAATCAGCAAAAAGACTTGTGGATTTTCTGCGAATTTAGATCATCTCACTTTTGTTTCTGACAACGAGTCGATTATTATTCAGCGCTGGTAGTAATTGTTTCTGGCATAGCTGAAGAGTGATGTTCTGCTATTAGCCATCTATTGCCGATTCTGTTATAGACAAAGGTGTATCTTGCCCGAACTTGTTCAGTCTGACCATTATTTACGACTGTAAATGTGTATGTCCCGGAATCAATAGCGACACCGCAATAAAGGCGAATACTGCTGTAATTAATTTTACCTATGGGTTGGAGTTCCAAGAACTTCACAAAGTAGTCCTGAATTTCTTCATGATTTCGTCGCACTTGGTTGGAAACTGTGGGCAACAAAATCGCATTTCTGGCATAGTTCTCGGTCACTAAATTGGGATCACCCGTTTGTAAAGAACTATTCCAGCGGTCGAAAAGTCCGGCAATTTCTGGTCTAGTAGCCCTGGGACAGTTCGTTTGGGCTTGGACAGGAGTTATTGGCACAATACTTGCACAAGCAAGTACTGCGCCAAAAACTGATGATAGGGCAGAACGAGCAATTGTTGTTTTCATAATTTTTTGATGTTTACGCGAGAGTGAACTGTGAATATTCCAAGTGAATTTTTAGAAGCGACAGCTTGAGAGGCAGTCTTCTAGAGCGTCAGGCTTTCCCGTAAATTGAATTAGTATATTCAAAATCTTCCCATATAAAGCGCAATTAGGGAATGATTAACTAAAATATAGCAATTATTAAAACTAATTATACTAGCCGTTTCTTATATATTGGTAAAAAAACAGCTTTTCTTTGTTTATCTCCTATGACTAGAGGCTAAGTCTTTGAGAATTATGATGTTTTGTAAAACACATACATTAGCTCATATACCCTAATTATCCCACAATTCCGGGTTATTCTTGTGCAATTTTAGTGTGGAATTTCCGTGATTCTAACTAGGATATTTCCCAATCAAAAAATTCATGTCCAAAGTTTAATTGTGGCATGGGTGTTAGTGTCTTTGTATATATTGCACACCCAAGTCCACAAAATGAATCATTTTATTTGGGAAAATTGCTAATACTTCCGCTCTTTTGGCTCAAACATATTAATTACCACTGGGCGATATTGAATATCAATCCCTGCTGGTGAATAATAAGCCATTGTATGTTGCAGAAAATTAGTATCGTCTCGCTGGGGATAATCTTCGCGGAAGTGTGCGCCGCGACTTTCTTGGCGATTCAGGGCTGAGGCTAAAATTGTTTGTCCTACCACCATCAAACTGCGTAATTCTAGGGCTTCGACAAGTTCTGTATTCCAGCAGGTTCCTTTATCGTCTAAATAAATTTGCGGGTATTGCTGTTGTAATTCTGTGATTTTTTGCCAACCTTCCCGCATGACTTCTTCAGTCCGGAAAACAGCACAGCATTCAGTCATGCAATCTTGGAAAGCTTGACGAATTTGGTTAATTCGATATTTCCCTGGCTGTTCTATTAAGGCTTGTATTTGTTGCTGGGCTTCTTCGATGTAGGCTGACTCATTCACAGCAGGTAACTTGCGATTCTGCACATATTGAGCGATCGCTGCCCCAGTCCGCTTACCATAAACTATACACTCTAGTAGCGAATTACTACCGAGGCGATTAGCACCATGTACAGAGACACAAGCTGTTTCACCAGCCGCAAAAAAGCCTTCAACTAAATTATCTCCACTGCTGCGAACTCGTCCATCGGTGTTCACTGGGATACCACCCATACAATAGTGATTTGTGGGGCGAATCGGCATCGGCTGAGTTACCGCGTCAACACCGACTAAACGGTGGGCTTCTTCCCAACAAAAGGGAACACGACTCATAATTTTTTCTTTGCCCATGTGTCGCAGGTCAAGATAGACAAAGGGACCGCCTGCACTACCATCAGGATGAACACCACGACCAGCCCGAATTTCGTAAGCGATCGCTCGTGAGGTAATATCACGAGGGGCTAGTTCCATGCGACTGGGTGCGTAGTTTTTCATGAAGCGATCGCCATCACTATTAATTAAATACGCCCCTTCGCCCCTGACAGCTTCGGAAATCAGCACCCCTACCGGATACAAACCAGTGGGGTGAAACTGCACAAATTCCATATCTTCTAAGGGCAAACCTGCGATCGCAGTCATAGCCAAACCGTCGCCCGTAGAAGCGTAATCATTAGAAGTAGTATTATAAACGCGACCATAGCCACCAGTAGCAAACATTACCGCCTTCGCCCGCAGCACCTCTATATGCCCATCTAACAAGTGAAACATCACCACACCCTTGGCCTCACCTGATTCTAAAATCAAGCGCATGACATACCATTCCTCATAGATATGCACACCATAACGCCGCAGGTTGTTAACCAACTCATGTAGAATCGCGTGACCAGTTTTATCCGCAGCGTAGCAAGTGCGATCGTGAGAATGTCCACCAAAAGCGCGTTGGGCAATGCGACCATCAGGTAAACGCGAGAATAAAACCCCCATGTGTTCCAGATCAATCACCACATCTGGGGCTTCCTGGGCGAGAATAGCCACTGCGTCTTGGTCTGCTAAATAGTCAGAACCCTTGACAGTATCAAAAGCGTGTGCTTCCCAACTATCTTCCGAATCAACATTTTTTAGCGAAGCCGCCATCCCACCTTGGGCTGCTACCGAGTGGGAACGGATGGGATGAGTTTTAGCCACCACAGCCACATTTAAACTAGGATCAGTGCGCGCAATTTCCACCGCAGCGCGACATCCCGCCAATCCCCCTCCGACAATAAGCACATCATGTTCCAACATCACTAACCGTTCATAATTTACTAACGTTTGCTAACAAACTGAAATCTTCTTGCTTCATCCTGGCAGTGTCGGCACTCACCAGTCCACAAGCTGACACGGCGTGACTCGCCGCGTTTTTGAGATTAATCGCTGCGTTGAGATCCCTGTCACATTCAAATCCGCAATGCTCACATTTGAATACACGCTCTTTGAGGGACAGAGATTCTTTCTTAACTCCACAGTCAGAGCAAGTTTTGCTGCTGGGATACCATCTATCAACTACTACTAACTCACTGCCATAGAGCTTAGTTTTGTAGTCTAACTGACGACGAAACTCATAAAATCCCATGTCAGCGATGGCTTGAGCTAGTTTCCTGTTCGCCATCATTCCAGACACATTTAGCTCCTCGATTACTACCGTGCCGTGG comes from the Nodularia sp. NIES-3585 genome and includes:
- a CDS encoding Rpn family recombination-promoting nuclease/putative transposase, with product MTEITANYDETWKEVIGDYFDSFLTFFYPEIYQQIDWTKNPISLDKELEQITASADSKTRHADKLFQVWLLDNQEVWILIHVEVQSQYDKEFSQRMFIYNYRAFDLYQKPVISLAILGDETNSWRPSSYQYGLGSSQLIFNFSSVKLLDYQCEDLEQSNNIFAIVVMAHLKTKATNSNLSAREQWKWNLARLLYERGYNRKEIVDLYKVIDLMMALSQDLQLSFEEKLANYQEERKMPLLTNIEQRTIKQTLKQNISDLLVSRFGNLPENLTEDIGTIQDINILKQLLLSTIGVNSLEEFAQLVNSNLRKAD
- a CDS encoding homocysteine biosynthesis protein; this encodes MRTIAEINEKISRKRAVVLTIEELKARVAEVGVSKVAKEVDVITTGTFEPMESSGAMINLGHTDPPIKIRRCWIDGVPAYSGFGAVDLYLGASCPVDVMDGEEVREQGGGHVIENLIAGKPVHVKAQGQVTDCYPRATFETTITRDTINQFYLFNPRNLYQNFIVGVNGGDRSLFTYLGPLQPSLGNAVYSNPGAISPLLNDPDLQLVGIGTRIFLGGGIGYVAWEGTQHFPLQKRLPNRTPIGPSATLALIGDAKQMDARWVRGCYFKSYGPSLMLGVGVPLPVLNEEVVKCCSVQDKDLVAPIVDFSIPRRVRPTFGLVSYAQLKSGRITIEGKTVRVAPLASMFFSRQIAAELKQWISAGTFTLTEPVAPIPMDRSFLPQDRWTDF
- a CDS encoding lipopolysaccharide assembly protein LapB, with amino-acid sequence MSQPRNRWIVRIILALAVTAFVGVSVIPIISAINNPSPSNQNAASTSSTVPSSDQLSKLQDEVRGYELVLQREPENQTALNGLLQARLQLLSLKQGDIQGVIEPLEKLAQLNPEQSEYGVLLAQAKQQLGDQEGAAQAYRSILNTKPGDLKALQGMVALFLNQQRPEAAVDLLENALSKAEEGNKIQPGSVDTVAVQVLLGTVHASQKRYPQATSVYNQAIQKDPQDFRPVLAKAMLFREQGKVEEAKPLFDSASALAPAQYKDEINRAAATPTPAPAPAESSATPSEESSQE
- a CDS encoding TMEM165/GDT1 family protein; translated protein: MLTAFTAALLLITISELGDKTFFIAVILATKHSRKLVFIGVASALAAMTILSVLFGQVVSFLPQTYLKYAEIILFVAFGIKLVYEASKMSSLNSDTEVNEAKEAVEKAELQTNIKTPLAILIEAFTLTFVAEWGDRTQIATIALAARYNAFGVATGAVLGHAICAAIAVIGGKLIAGRISERQLTFAGGCLFLIFGIVAAVEGV
- a CDS encoding SgcJ/EcaC family oxidoreductase: MKTTIARSALSSVFGAVLACASIVPITPVQAQTNCPRATRPEIAGLFDRWNSSLQTGDPNLVTENYARNAILLPTVSNQVRRNHEEIQDYFVKFLELQPIGKINYSSIRLYCGVAIDSGTYTFTVVNNGQTEQVRARYTFVYNRIGNRWLIAEHHSSAMPETITTSAE
- a CDS encoding succinate dehydrogenase/fumarate reductase flavoprotein subunit encodes the protein MLEHDVLIVGGGLAGCRAAVEIARTDPSLNVAVVAKTHPIRSHSVAAQGGMAASLKNVDSEDSWEAHAFDTVKGSDYLADQDAVAILAQEAPDVVIDLEHMGVLFSRLPDGRIAQRAFGGHSHDRTCYAADKTGHAILHELVNNLRRYGVHIYEEWYVMRLILESGEAKGVVMFHLLDGHIEVLRAKAVMFATGGYGRVYNTTSNDYASTGDGLAMTAIAGLPLEDMEFVQFHPTGLYPVGVLISEAVRGEGAYLINSDGDRFMKNYAPSRMELAPRDITSRAIAYEIRAGRGVHPDGSAGGPFVYLDLRHMGKEKIMSRVPFCWEEAHRLVGVDAVTQPMPIRPTNHYCMGGIPVNTDGRVRSSGDNLVEGFFAAGETACVSVHGANRLGSNSLLECIVYGKRTGAAIAQYVQNRKLPAVNESAYIEEAQQQIQALIEQPGKYRINQIRQAFQDCMTECCAVFRTEEVMREGWQKITELQQQYPQIYLDDKGTCWNTELVEALELRSLMVVGQTILASALNRQESRGAHFREDYPQRDDTNFLQHTMAYYSPAGIDIQYRPVVINMFEPKERKY